Below is a genomic region from Dictyoglomus sp..
ATATATCTTTTTCCTTGGGTAAGGCTTCATGCTATTAAAAATTACTATAATATGGTAAGTATTCTTAAAGACTTTCCCAAAATAAAGCAAACTTTTAATCTTGTTCCTTCTCTAATCCTTCAATTAGAAGATTACATATATAACAATGCAAAAGATTTGTGGCTTGAAAAAACTCTTATTCCAGCAGGAGATTTATCTGAAGAAGATAAGGAATTTATTCTTGATAAATTTTTTTGGCTTAATTTAGAAAAAATGGCATTAATACATCCAAGATATAGAGAATTATGGGAAAAAAAGCAGAAAAGAGAAAAATATAATGTTCAAGACTTCTTAGATCTTCAGGTTCTTTATAATCTTTGTTGGTTTGATCCGGAATATAGAGAAAAAGATGAATTTTTAAAAAATCTATGGAAAAAAGGCAAATTTTATTCTGAAGGAGAAAAATATGAGGTTATTAAAAAGCAATGGGAAATCATGGAGAAAATTATTCCTTTATATAAAGAATTACAAGATAAAGAACAAATTGAGATCATTTTTTCCCCATTCTTTCATCCAATATTACCTTTAATTTGCGATACTAATTCTGCCAAAATATCTACCCCAGATATTTTGTTACCATCTTTTCCTTTTTGTTATCCTCAAGATGCAAGGGAGCAAATTAGATTAGGAATAGAATTCTTTCAAAAACATTTTGATAGATATCCTAAAGGCATGTGGCCTTCTGAGCAAGCAGTGAGTCCTGAAATTGTTGAAATTTCTGCAGATTTAAATATTAAATGGCTAATAAGTGACGAAAAAATATTGTTTAAAAGCGTAAATAAAGAACTTATAAGAGATCCAGATGGATATATTATAGAACCCAATATACTATATAAACCCTACAAGATCAATATAAAGGGTAAATCTATATACATGATATTTAGAGATGCTTTTCTTTCAGACAAGATTGGATTTGTTTATATGCACTACTCCTCTAAAGATGCGGTAATGGATTTTTATAATAGAATTCTAAATATAAAGAAAAAATTACCCTCAGATTATCCCTATCTTTTAACTATAGCTTTAGATGGGGAAAATTGCTGGGAGTATTATGATAATGATGGAAGAGATTTTTTAAGAAATCTTTATACTTTATTATCAGAAACCCATGAAATTGAAACTATAAAGGTAAGCGAGTATCTTGAAAGATTTCCTCCAAGAGACGAACTATACTATTTACATACAGGCTCTTGGATAGAAGGAAATTTAACTACATGGATAGGAGAAAAAGAAGAAAATATTGCTTGGAATTACCTAAGAATAGTGAGAGATTTTATCGAAGATAAAATTAGGAAAAATCCTGAAATAAAAAATAAATTGGATTGGATTTCGTTATATGCAGGAGAAGGAAGTGATTGGTTTTGGTGGTTTGGAGATGATCAAGACTCAGGAAGAGATGAGATTTTTGATTACATATTTAGACTACATTTGAAAAATGTCTATTTATCTCTTAAAGAAGATCCACCTTCTTTTCTTAGTGTTCCTATAGTAATTAAAAAACCTATATGGATTGAGAAAGAGCCCTTGATTATAACTCCTAATATTGATGGGATTATAACTAATGATGAGGAATGGAAATATTGTTCTTTGAATCTGATAAAGGGAGATGGAAGAATTATTAAAGGAATTTATTACGCCTACGATTTGAATAATCTTTACCTAAGAATTGACTTAAGCATTTCTCCTTTAGAATTTTTTAATCAAGAATTCTATATTGATTTCTATTTCTCCCATCCCCAAGAAACTGCAAGAAATATTTATGCAAGAGAAGAAAAGAGAATTTTAGGATATCCCCTAGCTTTAAATATAAGAATAAAAAATGGGAAAGAATACGAACTGTGGAAAGCCATAGGGGAGGAAAGATGGAGATTAATTGATAGAAGAAGCAATATCAAGGTAAGGGATATACTTGAACTTGCAATACCTTTAAATTATTTTGATGCAAGAAAGGGAGAAAAAATTTGTTTTTCTTTTGCGGTCTTAAAAGAAAGAAAAATTATAGAATTTTTCCCTAAAGAAAATGGATTTAATTTTATTAT
It encodes:
- a CDS encoding glycoside hydrolase family 57 protein encodes the protein MADKIYLAFVWHMHQPYYKDKQKNIYLFPWVRLHAIKNYYNMVSILKDFPKIKQTFNLVPSLILQLEDYIYNNAKDLWLEKTLIPAGDLSEEDKEFILDKFFWLNLEKMALIHPRYRELWEKKQKREKYNVQDFLDLQVLYNLCWFDPEYREKDEFLKNLWKKGKFYSEGEKYEVIKKQWEIMEKIIPLYKELQDKEQIEIIFSPFFHPILPLICDTNSAKISTPDILLPSFPFCYPQDAREQIRLGIEFFQKHFDRYPKGMWPSEQAVSPEIVEISADLNIKWLISDEKILFKSVNKELIRDPDGYIIEPNILYKPYKINIKGKSIYMIFRDAFLSDKIGFVYMHYSSKDAVMDFYNRILNIKKKLPSDYPYLLTIALDGENCWEYYDNDGRDFLRNLYTLLSETHEIETIKVSEYLERFPPRDELYYLHTGSWIEGNLTTWIGEKEENIAWNYLRIVRDFIEDKIRKNPEIKNKLDWISLYAGEGSDWFWWFGDDQDSGRDEIFDYIFRLHLKNVYLSLKEDPPSFLSVPIVIKKPIWIEKEPLIITPNIDGIITNDEEWKYCSLNLIKGDGRIIKGIYYAYDLNNLYLRIDLSISPLEFFNQEFYIDFYFSHPQETARNIYAREEKRILGYPLALNIRIKNGKEYELWKAIGEERWRLIDRRSNIKVRDILELAIPLNYFDARKGEKICFSFAVLKERKIIEFFPKENGFNFIIPGLLEEIITKVIKNKDKNLDFNIYLTSFLIPNKIKLYHAYSKIIITKDKNLPEEEEKLSPGLIVRKYLTIEDFWLILQGIRDLRNFSIGNYQVSFGLKKVEKRNEKYILIPRDTLRFFTCLYLSQQKVEIFKKFLEILGRVPNGKEDISWGAIEIVGL